The Colletotrichum higginsianum IMI 349063 chromosome 2, whole genome shotgun sequence genome has a segment encoding these proteins:
- a CDS encoding Duf1941 family protein, translating to MAEGVSSGSAGPPTPSQAPDPAQATQQTASLDQIQSMLEAKDDTSRFVGLALLKSLLDNSEELRNDSETVLGLWESISPKFLDRLVRTGISAQATQKDAKNMMDLAVSVIHTFTLLLPDQSRRDKRLVGRLPLLVSSLLQSSEETSKLITQTIHTLVTFPEGAKAFSEVDDVSPLVEITPNNPLSLEIFAFAWINCMDLAEDRTGLKTKIDGTIQALVSAFHGTDGVTFLEFLGKFLRNSDPKALPASPKWIKSVVDFIKKLLASRPTPEARNAYTIAAASLLEVYPTEASKLLFTSDVKEDKPFSYLFITLLLTDTRATLPRLLELLNDSIYPAIAQRLGSAFDVTTHFIGYLVRSLDDEMSSSSNLIMPPEFLLKIRRTISEAMSLAIEFLRDRWDASVAGTFGLHPDSRTKETDTSMGKRLTISWESKKDTIHEDPLILAAVRSLALWLREDDNELLRKEAAGLTDMFIDLYNASSPAGLDFRSPVLVGLEGILTEKAGLEEFSTHNGWEALTKDLLGIHQHTSTASDENEAARAVQIVRILLPIVESEVTGSREEWMALVTAVAAWEAPEAEQPLLVQEAQVAVLQLSTALLVGATEGMKRRYVHSTSAILGIAARLEEHVGDDHPLRESLVDVLQTLVSSATAPTLVQQWLCDGAMAL from the exons ATGGCCGAAGGAGTATCATCGGGGTCGGCCGGCCCTCCAACGCCATCCCAAGCTCCTGACCCGGCCCAGGCAACACAGCAAACCGCATCACTCGATCAGATACAGAGTATGTTGGAGGCCAAGGATGATACCTCGAGGTTCGTTGGATTAGCACTTCTGAAAAGTCTACTCGACAACTCGGAAGAACTGCGTAATGACTCCGAGACCGTCTTGGGCCTCTGGGAGTCCATCTCCCCCAAGTTCCTGGATCGGCTGGTGAGGACAGGAATCTCGGCCCAGGCAACCCAAAAGGACGCGAAGAACATGATGGACCTCGCCGTGTCAGTGATTCATACCTTCACTTTACTTCTGCCCGATCAATCAAGGAGAGACAAGAGACTCGTCGGGAGACTGCCTCTTCTGGTCTCCAGCTTGCTGCAGAG CTCAGAAGAGACTTCCAAACTTATCACACAAACGATCCACACCCTCGTCACCTTTCCAGAGGGCGCCAAGGCCTTCTCCGAGGTTGACGATGTCAGTCCCTTGGTTGAGATAACGCCAAACAACCCGTTGTCCCTCGAAATTTTCGCCTTTGCTTGGATCAATTGTATGGACCTGGCAGAGGACAGAACGGGTTTGAAGACGAAAATAGATGGGACAATCCAGGCACTTGTTTCAGCCTTCCACGGCACCGACGGCGTCACTTTCCTTGAGTTCCTCGGAAAATTTCTTCGGAATTCAGACCCCAAG GCCCTCCCTGCAAGTCCGAAGTGGATCAAATCAGTCGTAGACTTCATCAAAAAGCTTCTCGCCAGCAGGCCTACGCCAGAAGCCAGGAACGCCTACACCATCGCCGCTGCATCTTTGCTTGAGGTGTATCCTACCGAAGCCTCGAAGCTTCTTTTCACCAGTGATGTGAAAGAAGATAAGCCGTTTTCTTACCTTTTCatcaccctcctcctcaccgATACAAGAGCCACTCTGCCACGACTTCTTGAGCTCCTCAATGATTCCATTTATCCAGCCATTGCACAGCGGTTGGGGTCAGCGTTTGATGTCACTACTCATTTCATTGGATATCTCGTGAGGAGTCTCGACGATGAGATGTCATCATCTTCAAATCTGATCATGCCTCCTGAGTTCCTGCTCAAGATCCGTCGGACCATTTCGGAAGCCATGTCACTCGCCATCGAGTTCCTACGAGACAGATGGGACGCGTCCGTGGCAGGAACTTTCGGACTGCACCCGGATTCGCGTACAAAGGAGACAGACACTTCCATGGGCAAAAGACTCACCATCTCCTGGGAGTCGAAGAAGGACACCATCCACGAAGACCCTCTCATACTCGCAGCCGTCAGAAGTCTGGCGCTCTGGCTTCGCGAAGATGACAACGAGCTCCTGAGGAAGGAAGCAGCGGGCTTGACAGATATGTTTATCGATCTTTACAACGCAAGCTCACCCGCAGGACTCGACTTCCGCTCCCCGGTCCTAGTTGGTCTGGAGGGCATCCTTACTGAAAAGGCAGGCCTGGAAGAGTTTTCCACGCACAACGGCTGGGAGGCTCTGACCAAGGACCTCCTGGGTATCCACCAGCACACATCGACGGCCAGTGACGAGAACGAGGCCGCGCGCGCCGTCCAGATTGTCCGTATTTTGCTACCCATTGTCGAGAGCGAGGTCACGGGCTCAAGGGAGGAGTGGATGGCCCTTGTCACCGCCGTGGCCGCTTGGGAGGCGCCTGAGGCCGAGCAACCActcctcgtccaggaggCGCAGGTTGCGGTCCTGCAGCTCTCGACTGCCCTGCTTGTCGGGGCGACCGAGGGTATGAAGAGGCGGTACGTTCACTCCACCAGCGCCATCCTGGGCATAGCTGCGCGGCTGGAGGAGCATGTGGGCGATGACCATCCCTTGAGAGAGTCCCTGGTCGATGTATTGCAGACCCTAG TGTCATCTGCTACGGCACCTACTTTGGTGCAACAATGGCTGTGTGACGGTGCCATGGCGCTCTGA
- a CDS encoding Chloride channel protein, whose protein sequence is MAGTLHNDSSASSSSRPLNNGSSSSANSDPADRDELDFWSEDEDVADVLTEDPIREDLEEPLSFKRKQKQTVLSAPGRFLSAFTGSRSGTATPNSSPRVRTPTQDPNRSPRRADAHGNTNQSVKDGAPLDWYVEGPGRRVGYEDLTAIDWIFEYTKERQRLRVLHSSAHGLLGLFKQLLDSSEVWVILILTGMATGAVAAGIDITTDWLGDLKTGYCSSGPEGGAFYLNKNFCCWGYDEISKCAGWTPWAKLLGISSTGGKWFIEYFFFLILSVRIAPPLLTAVI, encoded by the coding sequence ATGGCCGGTACTCTACACAATGATTCGTCtgcctcatcctcatcgcgTCCGCTGAACaatggcagcagcagcagcgccaaCAGCGACCCCGCCGACAGAGACGAGCTGGACTTCTGGagcgaagacgaagacgtcGCTGATGTCCTGACCGAAGATCCCATCCGCGAAGACCTCGAGGAACCCTTATCATTCAAGCGCAAACAGAAGCAGACCGTTCTCTCAGCACCGGGACGCTTCTTGTCTGCCTTCACCGGCTCGCGATCGGGCACGGCCACCCCCAATTCCTCGCCGCGAGTCCGAACGCCGACCCAAGACCCCAATCGATCACCTCGGAGAGCAGACGCACATGGCAATACGAACCAAAGCGTCAAAGATGGCGCGCCGTTGGACTGGTACGTCGAGGGACCAGGCAGGAGAGTGGGATATGAGGATCTGACGGCTATCGATTGGATCTTCGAATACACAAAGGAGCGCCAGCGTCTGCGCGTCCTGCACTCGAGCGCGCATGGCCTGCTTGGGCTGTTCAAGCAGCTGCTGGATTCCAGCGAAGTCTGGGTCATTTTGATTCTGACAGGCATGGCCACTGGAGCCGTGGCCGCTGGCATCGATATCACGACCGACTGGCTTGGCGACCTGAAGACGGGCTACTGCTCGAGCGGGCCAGAAGGCGGCGCGTTCTATCTGAACAAGAACTTCTGCTGTTGGGGTTACGACGAAATATCCAAGTGCGCCGGCTGGACGCCTTGGGCCAAGTTGTTGGGAATTTCTTCGACCGGTGGTAAATGGTTTATAGagtacttcttcttcctcattCTCTCGGTAAGGATAGCGCCACCACTGCTCACCGCCGTAATCTGA